The Nocardioides panzhihuensis genome has a segment encoding these proteins:
- a CDS encoding helix-turn-helix domain-containing protein, with protein MTVDVVAFLELLAGDAAEADFEGPSRSARAAGATAEEQARVDYAKGLALQVRDILEARRRREGELGALFESANDLAMLTNLEAVLQAIVTRAKQLLNSDVAYLTLNDERRGEYMRVTEGILTAAFRSTRIPYGIGLGGLVAQTMKPYSTADYIPDERFRHAPDIDGAVSGEGIRAIIGVPLLLGTQVIGVLFAANRAVRPFGTEASALLVSLAAHAAIAVDKARLLEETRAAVAELEVTTRKLQARNEAVERAADAHDRLTRIVVEGGGVDDVVRSVAEVLGARVVVLDLSGETIASSAPGQPVSDYEAAVTRRSLDLSRTAGSGDIYATPVLAGAEQLGSMLLGPREVDREDGDLDDGDQRILERAALVTALLLLFRRSVAEAEGRVRGELLDELLSGTTPDPETLRERGRLLQADLSRSYAVVVADVPGDRARVGQAATFVAATHDGFAAVRQGQVVLIFPDCDARAAGELVVEGLRLSAGAPVTVGAAGPVPGPLSSPGAVVRGYDEARRCLAAAMTLGREGQVVTADDLGFVGLLLGSDGHPAAYVTSRLGPVIDYDAAKGSKLVETLRTYFAADRNLTRTAGALHVHVNTVTQRLERVTRLLGKGWQEPERQLEVQLALRLHLLVA; from the coding sequence ATGACGGTCGATGTGGTCGCGTTCCTGGAGCTGCTCGCCGGGGATGCCGCCGAGGCCGACTTCGAGGGGCCGTCGCGGTCCGCGCGAGCGGCGGGGGCGACGGCCGAGGAGCAGGCGCGGGTCGACTATGCCAAGGGGCTCGCCCTCCAGGTCAGGGACATCCTCGAGGCACGCCGCCGGCGCGAGGGCGAGCTGGGCGCGCTGTTCGAGTCGGCCAACGACCTGGCGATGCTGACCAACCTGGAAGCGGTGCTGCAGGCGATCGTGACCCGGGCGAAGCAGCTGCTGAACAGCGACGTCGCCTACCTGACCCTCAACGACGAGCGCCGCGGTGAATACATGCGGGTGACCGAGGGGATCCTGACCGCAGCCTTCCGCTCGACCCGGATCCCCTACGGCATCGGGCTCGGCGGCCTCGTCGCCCAGACCATGAAGCCCTACTCGACCGCCGACTACATCCCCGACGAGCGCTTCCGGCACGCCCCCGACATCGACGGCGCCGTCAGTGGAGAGGGCATCCGCGCGATCATCGGCGTACCCCTCCTGCTCGGCACCCAGGTCATCGGCGTCCTCTTCGCCGCCAACCGCGCCGTACGTCCCTTCGGCACGGAGGCGAGCGCACTGCTCGTCTCCCTCGCCGCCCACGCCGCGATCGCCGTGGACAAGGCCCGGCTGCTCGAGGAGACCCGGGCCGCGGTGGCTGAGCTCGAGGTCACCACCCGCAAGCTGCAGGCGCGCAACGAGGCGGTCGAGCGTGCCGCCGACGCCCACGACCGGCTCACCAGGATCGTCGTCGAGGGCGGTGGCGTCGACGATGTCGTACGCAGCGTCGCCGAGGTCCTCGGCGCCCGCGTCGTCGTCCTGGACCTCAGCGGAGAGACCATCGCGAGCAGCGCCCCCGGCCAGCCCGTCTCCGACTACGAGGCCGCCGTGACCAGACGCAGTCTCGACCTGAGCCGCACCGCCGGCAGCGGTGACATCTACGCCACCCCGGTCCTCGCCGGAGCCGAGCAGCTCGGCTCGATGCTGCTGGGCCCGCGCGAGGTCGACCGCGAGGACGGGGACCTGGACGATGGCGACCAGCGGATCCTGGAGCGGGCGGCGCTGGTCACGGCGCTGCTGCTGCTCTTCCGCCGAAGCGTCGCCGAGGCCGAGGGGAGGGTGCGGGGCGAGCTCCTCGACGAGCTCCTCTCCGGCACCACCCCGGATCCGGAGACGCTGCGCGAGCGCGGCCGCCTTCTGCAGGCAGACCTGTCCAGGTCCTACGCGGTGGTGGTGGCCGACGTCCCCGGCGACCGGGCGCGGGTCGGTCAGGCGGCGACGTTCGTCGCGGCGACCCACGACGGGTTCGCGGCGGTGCGGCAGGGACAGGTCGTGCTGATCTTCCCCGACTGCGACGCCCGCGCTGCCGGCGAGCTGGTCGTCGAGGGGCTGCGGCTGTCGGCGGGCGCGCCGGTCACCGTCGGCGCCGCCGGTCCGGTCCCGGGACCGCTGAGCAGCCCCGGCGCCGTGGTGAGGGGCTACGACGAGGCTCGGCGCTGCCTGGCGGCCGCGATGACCCTGGGGCGCGAGGGCCAGGTGGTCACCGCCGACGACCTGGGCTTCGTGGGACTGCTGCTCGGCTCCGACGGGCACCCGGCGGCGTACGTCACCTCACGGCTGGGCCCGGTGATCGACTACGACGCCGCGAAGGGGTCGAAGCTGGTGGAGACCCTGCGGACCTATTTCGCCGCCGACCGCAACCTCACCCGCACCGCCGGCGCGCTGCACGTCCACGTCAACACCGTCACCCAGCGTCTGGAGCGCGTCACCCGCCTGCTCGGCAAGGGATGGCAGGAGCCGGAGCGCCAGCTCGAGGTGCAGCTGGCGCTCCGGCTCCATCTGCTGGTCGCCTGA
- a CDS encoding branched-chain amino acid ABC transporter permease, whose amino-acid sequence MTSIATAGASVTEQHAAIAGARPWQRLVLLAVGLLVALGLPWFVYPPVAMDIAAWALFAVALDLLLGYCGLLSFGHAAFWGGSAYATGLIAIHFGVPFPVAVFGGALFAMLLALPIGYLSVKRSGIYFAMVTLAFAQMLFFIANQASALTGGENGLQGVPRSFFGIEAVETDSFFFYYAALPIILLGMWAAWRIVHSPFGRVLVAIRDNAPRARALGYDVERYKLIVFVLSAGLSGLAGGVFAVSHGFVALPELHWATSGEVVLMTVLGGIGTLWGGVIGAGLIVLLADYLASSGFDGIGIVTGGVFVTVVLLFRRGIWGTARHLWLSRRKPT is encoded by the coding sequence ATGACGTCCATCGCAACAGCCGGCGCGAGCGTCACCGAGCAGCATGCGGCGATCGCGGGGGCGCGGCCCTGGCAGCGGCTGGTCCTGCTGGCCGTCGGCCTGCTGGTGGCGCTGGGACTGCCGTGGTTCGTCTACCCGCCGGTGGCCATGGACATCGCCGCGTGGGCGCTCTTCGCCGTGGCCCTCGACCTGCTGCTGGGCTACTGCGGCCTGCTCTCGTTCGGTCACGCCGCGTTCTGGGGCGGATCGGCGTACGCGACCGGGTTGATCGCCATCCACTTCGGTGTTCCCTTCCCGGTGGCGGTCTTCGGTGGGGCGCTCTTCGCGATGCTCCTGGCCCTGCCGATCGGCTATCTGTCGGTGAAGCGGTCGGGGATCTACTTCGCGATGGTCACCCTCGCCTTCGCGCAGATGCTCTTCTTCATCGCCAACCAGGCCTCCGCGCTCACCGGCGGCGAGAACGGGCTCCAGGGCGTGCCGCGGTCGTTCTTCGGGATCGAGGCGGTCGAGACCGACTCGTTCTTCTTCTACTACGCCGCGCTGCCGATCATCCTGCTCGGGATGTGGGCCGCGTGGCGGATCGTCCACTCCCCCTTCGGGCGGGTGCTGGTCGCGATCCGCGACAACGCGCCGCGAGCCCGGGCGCTGGGCTACGACGTGGAGCGCTACAAGCTGATCGTCTTCGTCCTCTCGGCCGGGCTCTCCGGGCTGGCCGGCGGTGTCTTCGCCGTCTCGCACGGGTTCGTGGCGCTGCCCGAGCTGCACTGGGCCACCTCCGGCGAGGTCGTGCTGATGACGGTGCTCGGCGGGATCGGGACGCTGTGGGGCGGCGTGATCGGCGCGGGCCTGATCGTGCTGCTCGCCGACTATCTGGCCTCGTCCGGGTTCGACGGGATCGGGATCGTCACCGGGGGCGTGTTCGTGACCGTGGTGCTGCTCTTCCGCCGTGGCATCTGGGGCACCGCCCGCCACCTCTGGCTCAGCCGGCGGAAGCCGACCTAG
- a CDS encoding branched-chain amino acid ABC transporter permease produces MNAVLQYTVQGLAAGSFYALAALGLAVIFGVLGVVNFAHGAFYMLGAVAAAVLLDTVGMSLWLALIVVPLLMLVFGMLVERLLVQWLLPLDPLYNLLLTFGLTLLLVDLVKRRYGVSGLPYERPDALSGRIQVAGVGLPVYQLFVIGVALLVCLGVWLLMTRTRVGMIVRAATERPELAGALGINVGRWVTPVFGFGVALAGLAGVLAAPFRAITAEMGSDFIIILFAVVVIGGLGSIVGAVVGGFLVGLVEAFGQAYAPTFAQVLIFVLMAVVVLARPAGLFGREEAAA; encoded by the coding sequence ATGAACGCGGTTCTGCAATACACCGTCCAAGGGCTCGCGGCCGGCAGCTTCTACGCGCTGGCCGCGCTCGGCCTGGCGGTCATCTTCGGGGTGCTGGGTGTGGTCAACTTCGCCCACGGCGCCTTCTACATGCTGGGAGCGGTCGCCGCCGCGGTGCTCCTGGACACCGTCGGGATGAGTCTGTGGCTGGCGCTGATCGTGGTGCCGTTGCTGATGCTGGTCTTCGGGATGCTGGTCGAGCGGCTGCTGGTGCAGTGGCTGCTGCCCCTCGACCCGCTCTACAACCTGCTGCTCACCTTCGGGCTGACCCTGCTGCTGGTCGACCTGGTCAAGCGCCGCTACGGCGTCAGCGGCCTGCCCTACGAGCGCCCTGACGCGCTCAGCGGCCGGATCCAGGTGGCCGGGGTCGGGCTGCCGGTCTACCAGCTCTTCGTGATCGGCGTGGCCCTGCTGGTCTGCCTCGGCGTCTGGCTGCTGATGACGCGTACGCGGGTGGGCATGATCGTCCGGGCCGCGACCGAGCGGCCCGAGCTCGCCGGTGCGCTCGGGATCAACGTCGGCCGCTGGGTGACCCCGGTCTTCGGCTTCGGGGTCGCGCTGGCCGGGTTGGCCGGAGTGCTGGCGGCGCCGTTCCGGGCGATCACCGCCGAGATGGGCAGCGACTTCATCATCATCCTGTTCGCGGTCGTGGTGATCGGCGGGCTGGGCTCGATCGTCGGCGCCGTCGTCGGCGGATTCCTGGTCGGGCTCGTGGAGGCGTTCGGGCAGGCGTACGCACCGACGTTCGCGCAGGTGCTGATCTTCGTGCTGATGGCCGTGGTGGTCCTCGCCCGCCCGGCCGGGCTCTTCGGTCGAGAGGAGGCGGCGGCATGA
- a CDS encoding ABC transporter substrate-binding protein has translation MNKRRTVAGASILMTGVLVTAGCGAGGPSAGGGDFTDDKVVLALLNDASGVYKDVSGPNSKVAIQMAIDDYQEKYGDDAVVEDIEVTSADHQNEPDIANTKAQELYDREGADIILDVPTSSAALAVATQAKNKKKLYMNIGAGTTELTGAQCNKYTFHYAYDTWMLANGTGTVVTEEGDKNWQLIYPDYAFGQDMVKSFTGAIEAGGGKVGGTIATPFPNDNFATYITKAGAANPQVIGTMHAGGDLINLVKQYNDSGLKEKGIDLAVGLMFISDIHSLGVEAFEGTIFTDAWYWNLDEKSREWADRFLEETGDRPTYAHAGNYSAALQYLEAVQSAGTDDADAVVKELEGKKVDDMFLRNGEIRAEDHRVIHDVYLARVKGPDAVKEDWDYEEIIKTIPAEEAFRPAAESGCSM, from the coding sequence ATGAACAAGCGACGCACAGTTGCCGGCGCCTCCATCTTGATGACAGGTGTCCTGGTCACCGCAGGCTGCGGCGCCGGCGGTCCGAGCGCCGGCGGAGGCGACTTCACCGACGACAAGGTGGTCCTCGCCCTGCTCAACGACGCCTCCGGCGTCTACAAGGACGTCTCCGGCCCCAACTCGAAGGTCGCCATCCAGATGGCGATCGACGACTACCAGGAGAAGTACGGCGACGACGCCGTCGTCGAGGACATCGAGGTGACCTCGGCCGACCACCAGAACGAGCCGGACATCGCCAACACCAAGGCACAGGAGCTCTACGACCGCGAGGGTGCCGACATCATCCTCGACGTCCCGACCTCGTCGGCGGCCCTCGCCGTCGCGACGCAGGCGAAGAACAAGAAGAAGCTCTACATGAACATCGGCGCCGGGACGACCGAGCTGACCGGTGCCCAGTGCAACAAGTACACCTTCCACTACGCGTACGACACCTGGATGCTGGCCAACGGCACCGGCACCGTCGTGACCGAGGAGGGCGACAAGAACTGGCAGCTGATCTACCCCGACTACGCCTTCGGCCAGGACATGGTGAAGTCGTTCACCGGCGCCATCGAGGCCGGCGGCGGCAAGGTCGGCGGCACGATCGCTACGCCGTTCCCGAACGACAACTTCGCGACGTACATCACCAAGGCAGGAGCCGCGAACCCGCAGGTCATCGGCACCATGCACGCCGGTGGCGACCTGATCAACCTGGTCAAGCAGTACAACGACTCCGGCCTGAAGGAGAAGGGCATCGACCTGGCCGTCGGGCTGATGTTCATCTCCGACATCCACTCGCTGGGCGTCGAGGCCTTCGAGGGCACGATCTTCACCGACGCCTGGTACTGGAACCTCGACGAGAAGTCCCGCGAGTGGGCCGACCGCTTCCTGGAGGAGACCGGCGACCGGCCGACGTACGCCCACGCCGGCAACTACTCCGCGGCCCTGCAGTATCTGGAGGCGGTCCAGTCGGCCGGCACCGACGACGCCGACGCGGTCGTCAAGGAGCTCGAGGGCAAGAAGGTCGACGACATGTTCCTGCGCAACGGCGAGATCCGTGCTGAGGACCACCGGGTCATCCACGACGTCTATCTGGCTCGGGTCAAGGGCCCGGACGCCGTCAAGGAGGACTGGGACTACGAGGAGATCATCAAGACCATCCCGGCCGAGGAGGCGTTCCGCCCGGCGGCGGAGTCCGGCTGCTCGATGTAG
- a CDS encoding ABC transporter ATP-binding protein, which produces MLDTRMLDVVELSAWYGEAQALSEATLSVAAGEVVTLVGRNGAGKTTLVRCLMGLHKQLTGTIRLDGRDITSLPAHKRARAGLGWVQDDRGIFANLSVEENLLLPPKVSESAWTLEQVYDAFPALGSRRRAGGTTLSGGEQQMLAVARVLRTGARVLLLDEPSEGLAPVIVAQIGDIVRTAKQSGIGVLLIEQNVRFAATVADRHYLLAQGRLVESLDNDEFVARQDELLEHLGI; this is translated from the coding sequence GTGCTTGATACTCGGATGCTCGACGTCGTCGAGCTGAGCGCCTGGTACGGCGAGGCCCAGGCCCTGAGCGAGGCCACCCTGAGCGTCGCCGCGGGCGAGGTCGTCACCCTCGTCGGCCGCAACGGCGCCGGCAAGACCACCCTCGTACGCTGCCTGATGGGTCTCCACAAGCAGCTGACCGGGACGATCCGGCTCGACGGTCGCGACATCACCTCGCTGCCCGCCCACAAGCGTGCCCGCGCAGGGCTCGGCTGGGTGCAGGACGACCGGGGCATCTTCGCGAACCTGAGCGTCGAGGAGAACCTGCTCCTTCCGCCGAAGGTCTCGGAGTCGGCCTGGACGTTGGAGCAGGTCTACGACGCCTTCCCCGCCCTCGGCAGCCGCCGGCGTGCGGGCGGGACGACGCTCTCGGGCGGTGAGCAGCAGATGCTCGCCGTCGCCCGGGTGCTCCGCACCGGCGCCCGCGTGCTCCTCCTCGACGAGCCCTCCGAGGGTCTCGCCCCCGTCATCGTCGCCCAGATCGGCGACATCGTGCGGACCGCGAAGCAGTCCGGTATCGGCGTGCTCCTGATCGAGCAGAACGTACGTTTCGCCGCCACCGTCGCCGACCGCCACTACCTGCTCGCCCAGGGCCGACTCGTCGAGAGCCTGGACAACGACGAGTTCGTCGCACGTCAGGACGAACTGCTCGAACACCTCGGGATCTGA
- a CDS encoding ABC transporter ATP-binding protein, which produces MTSTTSASRWALRTESLTKDFRGFRAVSSVDLEVVEGSVHALVGPNGAGKTTLFNLLTGFLKPTSGRITVFGDDVTGMAPERITRHGVARSFQITSLFENLTPREHVEIALQGLTNQGLKFWRSEKLLGQRRDEVDRLLAEVGLTELADKPTGLMAYGQKRALELALVLAVEPKLLLLDEPTAGMGIEDVDRTIELVQRIAEDRTVIFVDHNMHVVGQLADQVTVLQQGSVLAEGPYDEVRADPRVITAYLGEAHSA; this is translated from the coding sequence GTGACGAGCACCACATCAGCCTCGAGATGGGCACTGCGGACCGAGAGTCTCACCAAGGACTTCCGTGGCTTCCGCGCGGTGAGCTCCGTCGACCTGGAGGTCGTCGAGGGCTCCGTGCACGCGCTCGTCGGCCCGAACGGAGCCGGCAAGACGACCCTGTTCAACCTGCTGACCGGCTTCCTGAAGCCCACCAGCGGACGGATCACGGTCTTCGGTGACGACGTCACCGGGATGGCACCGGAGCGGATCACCCGTCACGGGGTGGCCCGCTCCTTCCAGATCACCAGCCTCTTCGAGAACCTCACCCCTCGCGAGCACGTCGAGATCGCGCTCCAGGGGCTGACCAACCAGGGCCTGAAGTTCTGGCGCTCGGAGAAGCTCCTCGGGCAGCGGCGCGACGAGGTCGACAGGCTGCTGGCCGAGGTCGGCCTGACCGAGCTGGCCGACAAGCCGACCGGGCTGATGGCGTACGGCCAGAAGCGTGCGCTCGAGCTCGCTCTCGTGCTCGCCGTCGAGCCGAAGCTCCTGCTGCTCGACGAGCCGACAGCGGGGATGGGCATCGAGGACGTCGACCGCACCATCGAGCTCGTCCAGCGCATCGCCGAGGACCGCACCGTCATCTTCGTCGACCACAACATGCACGTCGTCGGCCAGCTCGCCGACCAGGTGACGGTGCTGCAGCAGGGCTCGGTGCTGGCCGAGGGCCCCTACGACGAGGTGCGCGCGGATCCCCGCGTCATCACCGCCTACCTCGGGGAGGCCCACAGTGCTTGA
- a CDS encoding tannase/feruloyl esterase family alpha/beta hydrolase has product MPHARLVRRFLTAGSSLALAAAALVVGHVPANAAPSKGGADCSSLVGLKIPAQRIGLPTTGAEVTATSSVPASGTGPAALPAYCRADIAIHPVDSAAPDIRMGLALPDGWNGRTMMFGGGGYNGTVPSLTQNVPFGPVDQRTPLGRGYATYASDSGHQADPGRHPIPSLDGWFGRSDEALRNFSGDALKKVHDTAAYVIRKAFGRAPATAYFAGGSTGGREALAVAQRWPRDFDGVISAYPAWNAATLDLFFGRITHEFAKPGAFPSPAQQALVARRVLAACDGGDGLEDGVISDEAGCDFEPETLLCGEGEAPGATCLSREQVDAVVAADSSWRLPYRVASGEWGYPGFPLLSGARMTTPILGFGTTAPADPMPVTAGYGMQFWNQWVKHFVARDPQISPFAIDPADPGEWQRRISELTALQDVNDADLRPFARSGGRLILVHGAADELVSHRSTIDYYQRVERVMGKWATERFSRFYLVPGANHANFAPVAYSASYDSLTAMEKWAEEGVAPDENQVVADGNAGADRTRPLCEWPAWPAYVGGPAAEAGSFRCER; this is encoded by the coding sequence ATGCCCCACGCCCGTCTCGTACGCAGATTTCTGACCGCCGGCTCGTCGCTGGCCCTCGCCGCCGCGGCTCTGGTCGTCGGCCACGTGCCCGCGAACGCCGCGCCGTCGAAGGGCGGCGCCGACTGCTCGTCGCTGGTCGGGCTGAAGATCCCCGCGCAGCGCATCGGTCTGCCCACCACCGGTGCCGAGGTCACCGCGACATCGTCGGTGCCGGCGTCGGGAACCGGTCCGGCAGCGCTCCCGGCCTACTGCCGCGCCGACATCGCGATCCACCCGGTCGACTCCGCCGCGCCGGACATCCGGATGGGCCTGGCGCTGCCTGACGGGTGGAACGGCCGGACGATGATGTTCGGCGGTGGTGGCTACAACGGCACCGTCCCCAGCCTCACCCAGAACGTGCCCTTCGGCCCGGTCGACCAGCGCACCCCGCTCGGACGCGGCTACGCGACCTACGCCAGCGACTCGGGCCACCAGGCCGACCCCGGCCGCCACCCGATCCCCAGCCTGGACGGCTGGTTCGGCCGCTCCGACGAGGCGCTGCGCAACTTCTCGGGTGACGCGCTCAAGAAGGTGCATGACACCGCGGCGTACGTGATCCGGAAGGCCTTCGGCCGCGCCCCCGCCACGGCCTACTTCGCCGGCGGCTCGACCGGTGGCCGCGAGGCGCTGGCGGTCGCGCAGCGCTGGCCGCGGGACTTCGACGGGGTGATCTCGGCCTACCCCGCCTGGAACGCCGCCACCCTCGATCTCTTCTTCGGCCGGATCACCCATGAGTTCGCCAAGCCCGGCGCCTTCCCGTCTCCGGCCCAGCAGGCCCTGGTCGCGCGACGGGTCCTGGCCGCCTGTGACGGCGGCGACGGGCTCGAGGACGGCGTGATCTCCGACGAGGCCGGCTGCGACTTCGAGCCGGAGACGCTGCTGTGTGGCGAAGGGGAGGCCCCGGGTGCCACCTGCCTCTCCCGTGAGCAGGTGGACGCGGTGGTCGCCGCCGACAGCAGTTGGCGGCTGCCCTATCGGGTCGCCAGCGGGGAGTGGGGCTACCCGGGGTTCCCGCTGCTGTCAGGGGCCCGGATGACGACCCCGATCCTCGGCTTCGGCACCACCGCACCAGCCGACCCGATGCCGGTGACCGCCGGCTACGGCATGCAGTTCTGGAACCAGTGGGTCAAGCACTTCGTCGCCCGAGACCCGCAGATCAGCCCGTTCGCCATCGACCCGGCCGACCCGGGGGAGTGGCAGCGCCGGATCAGCGAGCTGACCGCGCTCCAGGACGTCAACGATGCCGACCTGCGACCCTTCGCCCGCTCGGGCGGCAGGCTGATCCTGGTCCACGGCGCCGCCGACGAGCTGGTCAGTCACCGCTCCACGATCGACTACTACCAGCGGGTCGAGCGGGTGATGGGGAAGTGGGCGACCGAGCGGTTCTCGCGCTTCTATCTGGTGCCGGGTGCCAATCACGCCAACTTCGCTCCGGTCGCCTACTCCGCCTCCTACGACTCGCTCACGGCGATGGAGAAGTGGGCGGAGGAAGGGGTCGCGCCGGACGAGAACCAGGTGGTCGCCGACGGCAACGCCGGGGCCGACCGCACCCGGCCGCTGTGCGAGTGGCCCGCCTGGCCTGCGTACGTCGGTGGGCCCGCGGCGGAGGCGGGCAGCTTCCGGTGCGAGCGATGA
- a CDS encoding amino acid permease, with protein MSVWRTKSIEQSLADADHPDFKLKRRLTSVDLTVFGIGVIIGAGIFTLTGRAAAEYAGPGVVFSFAIAAFCCGLAALCYAEFASAVPVSGSAYTFSYVTLGEMLAWIIGWDLILEMILGASVVAQGWSAYLVTFLEEIGLGWPEGFGPDANAEFGQPNLAALLLVVVLVGLVAIGIKESLRVNLALVAVKLFIVLFVIVAGMFYISGDNYDPFVPERAGSVGSEGIHQPLIQWAFGLEPQTFGVLGIISAASVVFFAYLGFDVVATTAEEANNPQRDLPRGIIGSLVICTFLYVAVALVITGMVKYDQIDPEAALATAFRDVGRSGFATLISAGAVAGLTTVVMTLMIGAIRVVFAMSRDGLFPVKFAHVNPKTGTPIRITLVIGAFVAIVATFTPIGKLEEMVNIGTLTAFALVSIAVPILRKRRPDLPRSFKVPFSPVLPILAAVICFYLMLNLSVETWLRFLAWMALGFAIYFLYGYRNSRLGKGGDDKAAEPLHM; from the coding sequence ATGTCCGTTTGGCGAACAAAGTCCATCGAGCAGTCTCTCGCCGATGCCGACCACCCTGACTTCAAGCTCAAGCGACGGCTCACCTCCGTCGACCTGACCGTCTTCGGGATCGGCGTCATCATCGGCGCGGGGATCTTCACCCTGACCGGTCGGGCCGCTGCCGAGTACGCCGGACCAGGTGTGGTCTTCTCCTTCGCCATCGCCGCGTTCTGCTGTGGCCTGGCGGCGCTCTGCTACGCGGAGTTCGCCTCGGCCGTCCCGGTCTCCGGGTCGGCGTACACCTTCTCCTACGTCACCCTCGGCGAGATGCTGGCCTGGATCATCGGCTGGGACCTGATCCTGGAGATGATCCTCGGTGCGTCGGTGGTCGCGCAGGGTTGGAGTGCCTACCTGGTGACGTTCCTCGAGGAGATCGGTCTCGGGTGGCCCGAGGGCTTCGGTCCGGACGCCAACGCCGAGTTCGGTCAGCCCAACCTGGCCGCACTGCTGCTCGTGGTCGTCCTGGTCGGCCTGGTCGCCATCGGCATCAAGGAGTCGCTGCGGGTCAACCTGGCGCTCGTCGCGGTCAAGCTGTTCATCGTCCTGTTCGTCATCGTCGCCGGCATGTTCTACATCTCCGGCGACAACTACGACCCGTTCGTCCCCGAGCGCGCAGGCTCCGTCGGCAGCGAGGGCATCCATCAACCGCTGATCCAGTGGGCCTTCGGCCTCGAGCCGCAGACGTTCGGTGTCCTCGGCATCATCTCGGCCGCCTCGGTCGTCTTCTTCGCCTACCTCGGCTTCGACGTCGTCGCCACGACCGCGGAGGAGGCCAACAACCCTCAGCGCGACCTGCCCCGCGGCATCATCGGCTCGCTGGTGATCTGCACGTTCCTCTACGTCGCCGTCGCCCTGGTCATCACCGGCATGGTGAAGTACGACCAGATCGACCCCGAGGCCGCGCTCGCGACCGCTTTCCGCGACGTCGGCCGCAGCGGCTTCGCGACGTTGATCTCGGCCGGTGCCGTCGCCGGCCTCACCACCGTGGTGATGACGCTGATGATCGGCGCGATCCGGGTCGTCTTCGCGATGAGCCGCGACGGTCTGTTCCCGGTCAAGTTCGCTCACGTCAACCCCAAGACCGGCACCCCGATCCGGATCACCCTCGTCATCGGTGCCTTCGTCGCGATCGTGGCCACGTTCACCCCGATCGGCAAGCTCGAGGAGATGGTCAACATCGGCACCCTGACGGCGTTCGCGCTCGTCTCGATCGCCGTGCCGATCCTGCGCAAGCGCCGCCCCGACCTGCCCCGCTCCTTCAAGGTGCCGTTCAGCCCGGTGCTGCCGATCCTGGCCGCGGTGATCTGCTTCTACCTGATGCTCAACCTGAGCGTCGAGACCTGGCTGCGGTTCCTGGCCTGGATGGCGCTCGGCTTCGCCATCTACTTCCTCTACGGCTACCGCAACTCGCGGCTCGGCAAGGGCGGCGACGACAAGGCCGCCGAGCCGCTGCACATGTGA
- a CDS encoding ArsR/SmtB family transcription factor, which produces MVRYELTGADLSEVRFAISPLNELTLSLRALRDPGRFPLHLPWLRAVEAADLDREALLALTNQRLWTPDFLNPRPRDPLARLEEELEVVAATPPPRVRADLDAVHFDAVGRPAALDGLPQAVLRRVLAALRDYWEACFEPHWQRMRAVLEADIVHRGRTIVHSGMATMFADISPRVVLADDLLTIRLVTSKVDYRRTTAGIGLTLVPTLFSLNPSTPISADEPPVMFYPARGLGTLWTTDRPRAPHALRDLIGETRSGLLTMLEAPASSTELAVRLGVTAAAVNQHLRAMRAAGLLTSARHGRSVLYLRSDLGDRFIDAAR; this is translated from the coding sequence ATGGTGAGGTACGAGCTGACAGGCGCCGACCTGAGCGAGGTCAGGTTCGCCATCTCCCCCCTCAACGAGCTCACCCTCTCGCTGCGGGCCCTGCGCGATCCCGGCCGCTTCCCCCTCCATCTGCCCTGGCTCCGCGCCGTGGAAGCCGCGGACCTCGACCGGGAGGCCCTGCTGGCGCTGACCAACCAGCGACTCTGGACGCCGGACTTCCTCAACCCGCGGCCGCGCGATCCCCTCGCCCGGCTCGAGGAGGAGCTCGAGGTCGTCGCGGCGACACCGCCGCCCCGGGTGCGCGCCGACCTCGACGCCGTCCACTTCGACGCCGTGGGTCGGCCGGCTGCGCTGGACGGACTTCCGCAGGCGGTGCTGCGCCGGGTGCTCGCAGCTCTGCGGGACTACTGGGAGGCCTGCTTCGAGCCGCACTGGCAGCGGATGCGAGCGGTGCTGGAGGCCGACATCGTCCATCGTGGGCGCACGATCGTCCACTCCGGCATGGCCACGATGTTCGCCGACATCTCACCGCGGGTGGTGCTTGCCGACGACCTGCTCACCATCCGGCTCGTCACGTCGAAGGTCGACTACCGGCGTACGACCGCGGGCATCGGACTCACCTTGGTCCCCACCCTGTTCAGCCTCAACCCGTCGACGCCGATCTCGGCGGACGAGCCACCGGTCATGTTCTACCCGGCCCGCGGCCTCGGCACACTCTGGACCACCGACCGGCCGCGGGCGCCGCACGCGCTCCGCGATCTCATCGGCGAGACCCGCTCGGGGCTCCTGACGATGCTGGAGGCTCCGGCCTCGTCGACCGAGCTGGCCGTACGCCTCGGGGTCACCGCCGCGGCCGTCAACCAGCATCTGCGGGCGATGCGCGCCGCCGGCCTGCTGACCTCGGCCCGCCACGGCCGCTCGGTCCTCTACCTGCGCTCCGACCTCGGCGACCGCTTCATCGACGCCGCGAGATGA